The DNA region GTGCTGTGCTTTCAGTGGTAGACGATATTTCCATCGACAGCGAAACGTCTGTGGTGATTTCGTTAAATTTGATGATTCTCAGTTTTTGAAGATGCTCATAGAGTTAGAGTTTAAGTATGCATATTTATAGGAATGAATGTGCGTGTTGTAAATATCTAAGTTGTACTGTGTAattgaaaataaaaaaaagagcgcactggtgactttGTTCTTCAACAAGGACATGTACTAGCGTCCAGCAGATGCAGAGCCTTGATCGCCGCAGGACGCGGGGCTTCATGGCGTGGGGAGGACAGCACCCCTGACCCTGGCCCTGCGTGCCCATGCGACGGATTTGTGGGGTCGTGGCCTAGCCACCAACTTCTCATCTTCACCACATGCCTCGTGCTCGTGCCATTTCACTGCATTAATCAAAAAGTGACTCTTAATTAAGTCTCTACTCCATGTATATATACTATATTACGACGCCTATTAATAATACTTGTGTCAGCTGCTCATGTACTCGAGCACATCGACAGAATGACGAGGTGAATGAACGCAAATTATTGCAAGGCCAGGCGACGCATGCACATTGACTGACCTGGCCAACCAACAGCTAATGTAATCTAGCCACACAACGTGTCCACGCACGCTCGTGCAAGCCCGACACCTAGCACCCGCGCGCGTAGCCCTCCCGGACTCCCCCCGTTGCATCTCCCGCGCCTACGATGATCCATCATGGTCCGCGCCCAGGTTGGTGGAGCAGCATGGTGGggggggcacggcggcgccgcTCCTCGTTGCCCGAATTCATTCCGGCGGGCCGGACGATGATCCATCTTCCATAGCAATCGAGACGCGCGCtgcgggggcgggcgcggcggcgactcCACACGCTGCGCCCATAAATGGCAGATGGGCGCACGTCGTGACCGATCGATTCGCCCCGTACGTACGTGTGCCGCGGCGGTGGGGGTGCCCCGGCCGATCCGTCCCCCTGCGGCGCGCTCAGGCCTCTCGCTGACAGCacgccgcgcggcgcggcaggggggCCGTGCACGGCCGGCCAGCTACGGGCAAAacagcggcaggcggcggctAAAGCTGTGGGCAGGCGGAGGCCATACGGGCATACCCATAACGAGCCAGGTTGCCtgccacgcacgcgcgcgggggCAGGCCGGCGGCAGGCATCGCGTACTCGTGTTCGGTTGATGGGTGGGTGGGTGTGCCCGCCCCGGCCGCGTACCGGTACGCACGTAGTACAGTAGCTGCGGTGGTGTGGGCGCTGGCCGTTGCGATCGAGCCTAGCTCCGCGCGCTAGATGTCCTAACGTGCCGCGCGGTACTACATGGCATGGGCACGGCTCATGCACGGCACTATCTGGCACGATACGACTAGGCACTAAGCCTTAGTCGTGCTGGGTCGTGTTGGCACTGCGTGCTGGTTATTTGGCTAGTAACCATACTATCGACATTTAGCCGTGCCATGCCGACTCGGTGGCACGTGCAACACACCCTCATAGTGCCGGCCCAAGCACTACAAGCAAAAATAGACTCAAACATTCTAGAATAAAAAGaacactttaaatttttcattCAAACATAACTTTTTCATAACAAAATGACAGATAGAACGGATACAACACATCAGCACAAGCAAAAATAGACGCACACAAATTTTCCAAATTTAAGCTGGTGCAAAGCGGCCAAAGAGCTCTTCCTGCCCGCAAGCAAGTCCTCTTCGTCATccccgaccccccccccccccccatcatCCAAATCTCCTCGTTGATGGAGTGCCCGACGTTGTCCTGGTCCTCCATCGCTGGTCTCCGGTTCCTCACGGACCTGAGAAACAGAGGAATAAGATCGGATCGGTaagacagaaagaaaggaaacaaGAAAAGAAGAACGAGTAGCACCGACGAGGTAGACGATGATGCTTACCCTGAGATCCAGAGCACCGGATTCGCCGGCGAGGTAGACGACGACGCACtaggctagggttagggttagggtttgggaCGGATTTGGGGAGGCCGGAGATGGGAGAGGTGGATGAGACTAGGAGAGGAAGAAGTCGTGCGGTGGTGCCATGCCGGGGTACAGGctgacggcgacggcgcggtgCAGGTTCGCCAGCTGAATCGCGGAGCCAATCTAGATCGTTCACCCAAGGAAGAGGACCAGAGGAGACAGGGGGAGTCAAGGAGGAGAGGCGCCAGGGCGAGGGTGGAGCATAGGATGACGCCCATCTGCGACTGGCGGCGAAGATCCGGTGACCGGAATCGGTAGAGGCGAGAGGTAGGGAGGCGACGGGCTAGGGTGTCAAAGGGAGGCGGAGAGGGCGAGTGGGCAAGACGCGAGTGGCGGCTAGGCAGGGGAGAGGAGTGGGTTAGGGTTAGAGTTTGGGAGGGTCGACAGGCGCGGCTTATATAAGCCGGCTCCCTAGGGTGGGCCATTAGCAGGTCGGGATTGTGCTAGGCCCATGCCGGACTATTAGCCGTGTCGTGTCCGTGCCGGCACTGTGGGCTGGTATTTCAGCCTATGCATGACACAGTGGCCGTGCCGGGCTGGCACGGGCACGATATGGGCCCTATCGGACCGTGTTTTTTAGTGTCGTACCTGTACAGTTCATTTGACACAGCATGTTTGGCCATCTATACCACGCGCGTCGTCGCTAGCAGGGGGATCCGGTCCTCCCGTGCAGCCTGACCGATGGGCTCCCGGCGCCAACCGGATAGCGCATGGGGGTACGCGAGCATGCACGAGCAACAGCGACCCCGTTACCACCACACTCCGCACCCCCATCTCTATCGGCTTCGGCAATCAGCAATTTGGCATCCCCGCGCCCCCGCGCTCTGTGTACAGTACAGTATCAGCACGCATGGCCCATGTGACCTCCCCAGGCTGGCCGCTTGCAGCTCGCCCTGGGCCATGGCGAGTTGGCGACCCAGCGGAGCAGCATCGGTCGGTGGGTCAGTGTTGAGCGGTCAGTGCATACAGGGAACCGGCAAGACCCTCGGAAACAATAGAAGCGTTAGGATTTGCCAGACGGCCGTCGGGACGGAAACGTGAACGGCGACGACCGACGGCGACCATCCTCATCCTGTGGACCTCTGTGCTCCGGGCCCTGGCCTGCCGCCGCCTCCGGATTTCCTCTTTCCTCAGCAGCAGTTACTCCGATACAGAAAAAGCGCCCTTGGGATTGAATTGCCTGCTTCTGTCATCTATCAGGCCATGATCGCACAGCAGCGAGAAAGGACAGAGTTCAAGCAGGCAAGACGCGCGAACGCGTTCGCGTGGCCCCGCCCGTGTGGCCGCATCCATTAAGCTCGTACAGGCCCGGTACGGATGCTTCGTCGCCCTGTTGGCCACTGCACCTGCGACAGCGAGCTGTATCTCGCACGCGACGGCCGCACCGGAACAGCACGCGGCGCGGTACAGGCAGCCGCGCAGGCGCGGCACAGCACAGCCATCGAGTGCCCTGGGCACTGGTCCAAGTGCGAGGCGATGATGGCTCGCACTGGCTGCAGCCACGATCCTGCGAGACGAGAGACACGGGCCACACGGACTACCAACCGATAGATGCTTAGCAGCACTGCACATGCCACATGCGTCTGGCGTCTGCAGCGGTCGAGTCGTCGAGAGCAGGGGCGCCGAGCTCCTGCAGAATCCTCTTTTCTGTCGTGAgggcgccgagccgccgcttggCCGAAGATGGCACGctgtaaaaaaaaatatatgttCAGATCAATAGCTAGGCTGCACCAGAAATAGCAACAATCCCTTTCAGTAGTCTCTGGAACCAATTACCCCCTATCAAGAGTCATTTCTATGTCTCAGCAGTTCCTcgggggaaaaaaaagaaaattctCAGCAGACGACTAAAACACAGAAAGGACTCTTCATAGATTCAAGTCAAACCCCCGTTATACACAGCAATAGATAGCCCTCATTTTCTTAACTGATACATCAATTTCTTCCAGTACACGAGTTACATCAGCAAGGACTGAAACCTCTTCGTAGCGCCACATGATTACAATACGGAGAATTACCCAGTTCTTCTCTTCATGTGAACTGTTTAGTGCTCCATTAACCATACTTCTCTATATGCACCGTGTTTCCCTAGAACAGCTACACTACACGGGGCAGCTCAGATAGTTGTAACATCAGCACCGTAAGATTTTCAAAGTCAAAACAAAACATTATATGATTAACAGTTTTCTGTACAATTATACAACTCTTTCGCGCCTCTGAGTTTTTGTGGTGGTTTGGATATGCCCTCAGATTCAAGAAAAGAACTCCTGAACCCTAACTGGATCTTGGAAGGGGGGCAAGGAGAAACCGAAAAGCCGAAAAGCTTGTAAGTGGATCAGCAGTTGCATGTTACCTTTGTATCAGCATTCACACTTAAAGGCAGAGGTAGGGAAACATCTATTGTCGGGTGCTATTTTTCTAATGCTTATCTCGCTAATTGCTCGAGCCATGTGGGGGGATATGTGTATCCGGTCCATTAGATTAACTTTTGGGGCCTCAAGGATTGCCTTTGGAGGGGAGAGTGCATATTGGATTGCCCAAATGGCAAGAGGTCGCATGTATACAAGCGCCCGATAATGCCCATCTGTGGTCCATCCTTCTGGTGTCTGGAACCAATAACTGCAGAGCACCGCAGAAAAAAATCATGTCATATATAATTACGTACTCGATAAGCAGGACTCAACGAACACTACTCAAATTCCATTTGGATAGTGACCATTCGGCATGTCTTGCTCGTAGAAAATAATAGTTGACAGACCTAGACAGATTCAGGTATAGCAACATAAAATAAGCAGCACTAGAAACATCTTCATGGAAAATAACAGGAAGCACCGAAAAGATAAGAATTGCCTTGCTACGTCAACTTGAAAAACTGCATCATTGCAAAACCTGAAATTACTCAATAATGTGCGAGAGAGCGCATACCCATATCCTTCTTCAGACCATCCACCAATAAAAATTCCTTCCGCGGTGGTAAAACCTTGATGCTCCATTCCATGGAGCAGCATATTTGCAGCAACAGCATATGTAACTCCAGTCCAGATTTCACGAGATTGCATGCATGTCTCATCCACCTTTCCCTTTGGAGTCATACCATTAACGGCTCCCATCCGCCCTCCTTTAACCTTCATGACattgaattcaaatattttctgcagagcagttctTATCTTATGCCCGTCAAAAAGCGGGGGCAATCCTGATGAGGCGGTGTACCACTGGCCTGCCAGCTGATCAGCCTGGATGGATCTGCTGTTGCTACTTGTGCCACTGTCGTAATTGAAATATGACCCATTCCATAACTTTGCCTCATATACTGCTTTGGCTTTTATAAACTTGAGCTTGTATTTCTCAGCAAATTGCCGATCCCCAAGACGGTGTGCCATTGTAGCAGCAGCTTGAAGTGCAGCAAGCCAGAGACAACCACAGTAAGCACTGATTCCATGAACAGTCCATGCATCATAGGTTTGATCAGGAAATCCATCATTCTCAATGAGGCCATCACGATCACGATCAAATTGATCCATGTAGTCCATAGCAGCACAGACTGCAGGCCAGACATCTCTACCGAATTGCATGTCACCTGTGGCAGCAAAGTCTCTGTATATCTGGAGCACAAATTTGGGGTTTAGATCTTTCCATTTGCTTGTATCATGAATGTTATATGCATTCATTTCATGCCAAGGATCATGTGTTCCAAGGTCATGAGGAACAGCACCTTTAACCTTGCGGATTCCTGATGTACCATCAGCCAAAAATTTGACTTTACGCCGATCTTCATACAGAACAGCATTGGCAAAATCACGTTGGATACTCAGCTCAATTTTTGGGAATAAATCGAGGAGAGCAAAAGATGCATAGAAATGCACATCATATGTGTTCCACATGATGTATTCCACTCCTTCTAGATACAAGAACTTGCCAACATTTTCAGGGCCATCCTTGGAAATCAAGTAAGGAATTGGCTCTTCCAACTTGAGTCCTCCATTTGTTTGTTCTTGCATTTGTGACCCATGAACTGCTGCAAACTTTGATACACTACGCTCATCACCATTTGTCATGTGACCACTATCAGGGACTAGCTCTGCTGTCATGCTGACATGGCTATCTTTAACAGATTCCGTCTTGGTATCTTTAGCGCCCCGTTTTGAGGACTTGGAACCAGGACTTGCTTTCTCATCGATTGCTGGGGGTTGA from Panicum hallii strain FIL2 chromosome 9, PHallii_v3.1, whole genome shotgun sequence includes:
- the LOC112874144 gene encoding non-lysosomal glucosylceramidase-like isoform X2, producing MSGRRRHMEGKLRSIHSQKSAVGRQLRRVCHLVGWDCFCRSGSISRGFRGEFKNWHIIPGLCESAPVMENQFSIFVSRDGGNKKYSSVLAPGHHEGLKKNSDSGISSWDWNLSGQHSTYHALFPRAWTVYDGEPDPDLKISCRQISPFIPHDYKDSSLPTSVFVYTLVNTGKDRAKVSLLMTWANSIGGFSHNSGGHYNEPFIAEDGVSGVLLHHKTAKDNPPVTFAVAACETQNVNVTVLPVFGLTGENHVSAKEMWNTIVQNGNFNQENFTAGPSMPSSPGQKLCAAVSASTWVEPHGRCTVAFALAWSSPKVKFQKGCTYNRRYTQFYGTSERSAVNLVHDALTKYKLWEEEIEKWQNPILKDERLPEWYKFTLFNELYFLVAGGTVWTDGQPPAIDEKASPGSKSSKRGAKDTKTESVKDSHVSMTAELVPDSGHMTNGDERSVSKFAAVHGSQMQEQTNGGLKLEEPIPYLISKDGPENVGKFLYLEGVEYIMWNTYDVHFYASFALLDLFPKIELSIQRDFANAVLYEDRRKVKFLADGTSGIRKVKGAVPHDLGTHDPWHEMNAYNIHDTSKWKDLNPKFVLQIYRDFAATGDMQFGRDVWPAVCAAMDYMDQFDRDRDGLIENDGFPDQTYDAWTVHGISAYCGCLWLAALQAAATMAHRLGDRQFAEKYKLKFIKAKAVYEAKLWNGSYFNYDSGTSSNSRSIQADQLAGQWYTASSGLPPLFDGHKIRTALQKIFEFNVMKVKGGRMGAVNGMTPKGKVDETCMQSREIWTGVTYAVAANMLLHGMEHQGFTTAEGIFIGGWSEEGYGYWFQTPEGWTTDGHYRALVYMRPLAIWAIQYALSPPKAILEAPKVNLMDRIHISPHMARAISEISIRKIAPDNRCFPTSAFKCEC
- the LOC112874144 gene encoding non-lysosomal glucosylceramidase-like isoform X1 → MVSGHIFHCRRNSWPAEEYVGRTALQLLDFDGGAPPEQAWRRKLNSHANLLKEFSVTFMEAMRMMSLGLRLWSYVREEASHGRKAPIDPFTKERCRPSASQGVPLGGMGSGSISRGFRGEFKNWHIIPGLCESAPVMENQFSIFVSRDGGNKKYSSVLAPGHHEGLKKNSDSGISSWDWNLSGQHSTYHALFPRAWTVYDGEPDPDLKISCRQISPFIPHDYKDSSLPTSVFVYTLVNTGKDRAKVSLLMTWANSIGGFSHNSGGHYNEPFIAEDGVSGVLLHHKTAKDNPPVTFAVAACETQNVNVTVLPVFGLTGENHVSAKEMWNTIVQNGNFNQENFTAGPSMPSSPGQKLCAAVSASTWVEPHGRCTVAFALAWSSPKVKFQKGCTYNRRYTQFYGTSERSAVNLVHDALTKYKLWEEEIEKWQNPILKDERLPEWYKFTLFNELYFLVAGGTVWTDGQPPAIDEKASPGSKSSKRGAKDTKTESVKDSHVSMTAELVPDSGHMTNGDERSVSKFAAVHGSQMQEQTNGGLKLEEPIPYLISKDGPENVGKFLYLEGVEYIMWNTYDVHFYASFALLDLFPKIELSIQRDFANAVLYEDRRKVKFLADGTSGIRKVKGAVPHDLGTHDPWHEMNAYNIHDTSKWKDLNPKFVLQIYRDFAATGDMQFGRDVWPAVCAAMDYMDQFDRDRDGLIENDGFPDQTYDAWTVHGISAYCGCLWLAALQAAATMAHRLGDRQFAEKYKLKFIKAKAVYEAKLWNGSYFNYDSGTSSNSRSIQADQLAGQWYTASSGLPPLFDGHKIRTALQKIFEFNVMKVKGGRMGAVNGMTPKGKVDETCMQSREIWTGVTYAVAANMLLHGMEHQGFTTAEGIFIGGWSEEGYGYWFQTPEGWTTDGHYRALVYMRPLAIWAIQYALSPPKAILEAPKVNLMDRIHISPHMARAISEISIRKIAPDNRCFPTSAFKCEC